The Parafrankia irregularis genome contains a region encoding:
- the nuoN gene encoding NADH-quinone oxidoreductase subunit NuoN, with amino-acid sequence MSAVSTVVAQGVTQKITPPSIEYSALSPMLILFGVALAGVLVDAFAPPKARRLIQPLLAGAGFIGAFVAVVLLHARRQILAAGAVAIDGPTLFMQGTILVFAALAVLLVAERSLDSSGGALVASAAVVPGSKGSTAQRTSPEVQTEAYPLMVFSVTGMLLFVASNNLLVMFVALEILSLPLYLLAGLARRRRLLSQEAAMKYFLLGAFSSAFFLYGVAFAYGYASSVELGRVADAVGTVGKNDTYLYLSLALIGVGLFFKIGAAPFHSWTPDVYQGSPTPITAFMAAGTKVAAFGALLRVFYVAFGGMRWDWRPVIWAVAILTMVVGAVLALTQRDIKRMLAYSAVAHAGFLLVGMAGSNSDGLRGAMFYLVTYGFTTMAAFAVVSLVRTGDGEASDLSQWQGVGRTSPVLAGIFAFLLLALAGIPLTSGFTGKFAVFQAAIDGDATPLVIVALVCSAIAAFFYVRVIVVMFFSEPLADGPVVVTRPTLTFATVGIGALMTLLLGVIPQPLLDLANTAATSGFVR; translated from the coding sequence GTGAGCGCGGTTTCGACCGTGGTGGCGCAGGGCGTCACACAGAAGATCACACCACCGTCGATCGAGTACTCGGCGCTCAGCCCGATGCTCATCCTCTTCGGCGTCGCGCTGGCCGGGGTGCTCGTCGACGCCTTCGCACCGCCGAAGGCGCGGCGGCTGATCCAGCCGCTGCTCGCCGGTGCCGGGTTCATCGGCGCGTTCGTCGCCGTGGTGCTCCTGCACGCCCGCCGGCAGATCCTCGCGGCCGGCGCGGTGGCCATCGACGGCCCGACCCTGTTCATGCAGGGCACCATCCTGGTCTTCGCGGCGCTGGCCGTGCTGCTGGTGGCCGAGCGTTCGCTGGACTCCTCCGGCGGTGCGCTCGTCGCCTCCGCGGCCGTGGTGCCCGGCTCGAAGGGCTCCACGGCGCAGCGCACCTCCCCGGAGGTGCAGACCGAGGCGTACCCGCTGATGGTCTTCTCGGTCACCGGGATGCTGCTGTTCGTCGCGTCGAACAACCTGCTCGTCATGTTCGTCGCGCTGGAGATCCTCTCCCTGCCGCTGTACCTGCTGGCCGGGCTCGCCCGCCGGCGCCGGCTGCTGTCGCAGGAAGCGGCGATGAAGTACTTCCTGCTCGGCGCGTTCTCCTCCGCCTTCTTCCTGTACGGCGTCGCCTTCGCCTACGGCTACGCCAGCAGCGTCGAGCTTGGCCGGGTCGCTGACGCGGTCGGCACGGTCGGGAAGAACGACACCTACCTCTACCTGTCGCTCGCGCTGATCGGGGTCGGTCTCTTCTTCAAGATCGGCGCCGCCCCGTTCCACTCCTGGACGCCGGACGTCTACCAGGGCTCGCCGACGCCGATCACCGCCTTCATGGCGGCCGGTACCAAGGTCGCGGCCTTCGGCGCGCTGCTGCGGGTCTTCTATGTGGCCTTCGGTGGCATGCGCTGGGACTGGCGCCCGGTGATCTGGGCCGTCGCGATCCTCACCATGGTCGTGGGTGCCGTGCTCGCGCTGACCCAGCGCGACATCAAGCGGATGCTGGCCTACTCGGCCGTCGCCCACGCCGGCTTCCTGCTCGTCGGCATGGCCGGGTCGAACTCCGACGGCCTGCGCGGCGCGATGTTCTACCTGGTGACCTACGGATTCACCACGATGGCCGCGTTCGCCGTCGTCTCGCTGGTCCGGACCGGGGACGGCGAGGCCAGCGACCTGTCCCAGTGGCAGGGCGTGGGCCGCACCTCACCGGTGCTTGCGGGCATCTTCGCCTTCCTGCTGCTCGCACTCGCCGGAATCCCGCTGACCAGTGGCTTCACCGGCAAGTTCGCGGTCTTCCAGGCCGCGATCGACGGTGACGCGACCCCGCTGGTCATCGTGGCGCTCGTGTGCAGCGCGATCGCCGCGTTCTTCTACGTCCGTGTGATCGTTGTCATGTTCTTCTCCGAACCGCTCGCCGACGGTCCTGTCGTCGTCACCCGACCGACGCTGACCTTCGCGACAGTGGGGATCGGCGCGCTCATGACGCTTCTGCTGGGTGTTATTCCACAGCCGCTTCTCGACCTGGCGAACACCGCAGCGACCTCCGGCTTCGTACGCTGA
- the nuoL gene encoding NADH-quinone oxidoreductase subunit L gives MSAPAALLAAEEHGGGAVHYATASGAFSLTWLLIALPLAGAAILLLGGKRTDRWGHLLGTATAAASFVVGLVLFFGLLDRGGDDRAVSQHLFSWIPVNGFQVDVGLLVDQLSVLFVLLITGVGTLIHIYSIGYMSHDPGRRRFFAYMNLFLASMLLLVLGNNFLVLYGGWELVGLSSFLLIKFWEYKPAAATAANKAFYMNRVGDVGLALAIMFMFATVGSTNYDDVFGAAAADVIGYGTISAMALLLLLGACGKSGQFPLQAWLPDAMEGPTPISALIHAATMVTAGVYLIVRSAPIFDQTQAARTVVLIIGAVTIMIGCIIGCAYDDIKKVLAYSTVSQIGYMFLAVGLGPAGYALGIMHLLAHGFFKAGLFLGSGSVIHAMDDEQDMRRYGNLRKYMPITWITFGLGYLAIIGFPGLSGFFTKDRIIETALAKGGTSGYVLGGVALLGAGITAFYMTRLFLMTFHGEERWAHDGPEAKHPHESPASMTGPMLLLAVGSVFAGGLFVLGDSMQNWLAPVVGEHGEAHHDISPAVVTALTLVVSAGGFAGAFLRYQLRPVEAVAPTDAEVSVLTVAARHDLYANTINETVAMRPGQYLTRFLVWADNVGIDGFVRGSAAAIGGLSGRLRRTQTGFVRSYALSMLGGTVLVVGALLLTRAG, from the coding sequence ATGAGCGCCCCCGCGGCCCTCCTCGCGGCCGAGGAGCACGGCGGTGGGGCCGTGCACTACGCCACCGCGTCCGGGGCGTTCTCGCTGACCTGGCTGCTCATCGCACTTCCGCTGGCCGGGGCGGCGATCCTCCTGCTCGGCGGGAAGCGCACCGACCGGTGGGGCCACCTGCTCGGCACGGCCACGGCGGCGGCGTCGTTCGTCGTCGGCCTGGTGCTGTTCTTCGGGCTGCTCGACCGCGGCGGCGACGACCGCGCGGTCTCCCAGCACCTGTTCAGCTGGATTCCGGTCAACGGCTTCCAGGTGGACGTCGGCCTGCTGGTCGACCAGCTCTCCGTCCTGTTCGTGCTGCTGATCACCGGTGTGGGCACGCTGATCCACATCTACTCGATCGGCTACATGTCGCACGATCCGGGCCGGCGGCGCTTCTTCGCCTACATGAACCTCTTCCTGGCATCGATGCTGCTGCTGGTGCTGGGCAACAACTTCCTGGTCCTCTACGGCGGGTGGGAGCTGGTCGGCCTCTCCTCCTTCCTGCTCATCAAGTTCTGGGAGTACAAGCCCGCGGCGGCCACCGCCGCGAACAAGGCCTTCTACATGAACCGGGTCGGTGACGTCGGCCTGGCGCTCGCGATCATGTTCATGTTCGCCACCGTCGGCAGCACCAACTACGACGACGTCTTCGGTGCCGCCGCCGCGGACGTGATCGGGTACGGGACCATCAGCGCGATGGCGCTGCTGCTCCTGCTCGGCGCCTGCGGCAAGTCCGGCCAGTTCCCGCTGCAGGCCTGGCTCCCGGACGCCATGGAGGGCCCGACCCCGATCTCGGCGCTGATCCACGCGGCGACGATGGTCACCGCCGGCGTCTACCTGATCGTCCGGTCGGCTCCGATCTTCGACCAGACGCAGGCCGCGCGCACCGTCGTCCTGATCATCGGCGCTGTCACGATCATGATCGGGTGCATCATCGGATGCGCCTACGACGACATCAAGAAGGTCCTGGCGTACTCGACGGTCAGCCAGATCGGCTACATGTTCCTGGCCGTCGGGCTCGGGCCCGCCGGCTACGCGCTGGGCATCATGCACCTGCTGGCGCACGGCTTCTTCAAGGCCGGCCTCTTCCTTGGGTCCGGGTCCGTCATCCACGCGATGGACGACGAGCAGGACATGCGCCGCTACGGCAACCTGCGCAAGTACATGCCGATCACCTGGATCACCTTCGGGCTCGGCTACCTGGCGATCATCGGCTTCCCGGGCCTGTCCGGCTTCTTCACCAAGGACCGGATCATCGAGACCGCGCTTGCCAAGGGCGGCACGAGCGGCTACGTCCTCGGTGGCGTCGCGCTGCTCGGCGCCGGGATCACCGCCTTCTACATGACCCGGCTGTTCCTGATGACCTTCCACGGCGAGGAGCGTTGGGCGCACGACGGGCCGGAGGCGAAGCACCCGCACGAGTCGCCGGCCAGCATGACCGGCCCGATGCTGCTGCTGGCGGTCGGCTCCGTGTTCGCCGGTGGTCTGTTCGTCCTCGGTGACTCGATGCAGAACTGGCTCGCCCCGGTGGTCGGCGAGCACGGCGAGGCCCATCACGATATCTCGCCGGCCGTGGTCACCGCGCTCACGCTGGTCGTCTCGGCCGGTGGTTTCGCCGGCGCCTTCCTGCGCTACCAGCTCCGCCCGGTCGAGGCCGTCGCCCCCACCGACGCCGAGGTCAGCGTGCTGACCGTCGCCGCGCGGCACGACCTCTACGCGAACACGATCAACGAGACCGTCGCCATGCGGCCGGGGCAGTACCTGACCCGCTTCCTGGTGTGGGCGGACAACGTCGGGATCGACGGTTTCGTACGCGGCAGCGCGGCGGCCATCGGTGGACTGTCCGGCCGGCTGCGACGCACCCAGACCGGCTTCGTCCGGTCCTACGCACTGTCGATGTTGGGAGGTACCGTCCTCGTGGTCGGTGCTCTGCTGCTGACCAGGGCCGGCTGA
- the nuoI gene encoding NADH-quinone oxidoreductase subunit NuoI, with protein sequence MGILDPYKGFGVTFSTMFKKPTTEQYPEYKKETAPRFHGRHQLNRHPDGLEKCVGCELCAWACPADAIYVEGADNTDEERYSPGERYGRVYQINYLRCILCGLCIEACPTRALTMSNEYELADDSREDLIFTKEQLLAPLREGMQQPPHPMFLGESETDYYTRDPEAPLPWQVGSEAQAGGGTAADEASAHGAGSERAR encoded by the coding sequence ATGGGGATCCTCGACCCCTACAAGGGTTTCGGCGTCACCTTCTCGACGATGTTCAAGAAGCCGACGACCGAGCAGTACCCGGAGTACAAGAAGGAGACGGCGCCGCGGTTCCACGGCCGTCACCAGCTCAACCGGCACCCCGACGGGCTGGAGAAGTGCGTCGGGTGCGAGCTGTGTGCCTGGGCCTGCCCGGCGGACGCGATCTACGTCGAGGGCGCGGACAACACCGACGAGGAGCGCTACTCCCCGGGTGAGCGGTACGGCCGCGTCTACCAGATCAACTACCTGCGCTGCATCCTGTGCGGGCTGTGCATCGAGGCCTGCCCGACCCGGGCGCTCACGATGTCGAACGAGTACGAGCTCGCCGACGACAGCCGCGAGGACCTGATCTTCACCAAGGAGCAGCTCCTCGCGCCGCTGCGGGAGGGGATGCAGCAGCCGCCGCATCCGATGTTCCTCGGCGAGAGCGAGACCGACTACTACACCCGCGACCCGGAGGCCCCGCTGCCCTGGCAGGTCGGCAGCGAGGCGCAGGCGGGCGGCGGCACCGCGGCGGACGAGGCCTCGGCCCACGGCGCGGGTTCGGAGCGGGCGCGATGA
- a CDS encoding polyprenyl synthetase family protein, producing the protein MSAIGLDVMGIRADPDLEKAVRVGLAAVEEMLRLSVHSEFSFVTEASRHLVDAGGKRFRPMVVLLAAQFADPEAAGVVPAAVAIELTHLSTLYHDDVMDEAPLRRGAASANARWTNTVAILTGDFLFARASEITADLGPEATRILARTIATLCEGQIRETVGPGPGQNQIEHYLRVITDKTASLIATSGRLGAMLAGADRVTADVLAAFGERFGVAFQLSDDIIDLASPTETSGKTPGTDLREGIPTLPVLYALQGEDAGARRLRDLLGADPWASSGVTESAVVEALEVLREHPAMDRARAELARWSGEARACLAPLPDGPAKTALESLADFVVDRTS; encoded by the coding sequence ATGAGCGCTATCGGGTTGGACGTGATGGGGATCAGGGCTGACCCTGATCTGGAGAAGGCTGTCCGGGTGGGGCTGGCCGCGGTCGAGGAGATGCTGCGGCTTTCCGTCCACAGCGAGTTCTCCTTTGTCACCGAGGCCTCGCGGCACCTCGTTGACGCGGGCGGCAAGCGGTTCCGGCCGATGGTCGTGCTGCTGGCCGCCCAGTTCGCCGATCCCGAGGCGGCCGGCGTCGTGCCGGCCGCCGTCGCGATCGAGCTGACACACCTTTCGACGCTTTACCACGACGACGTGATGGACGAGGCGCCGCTGCGGCGCGGAGCGGCGTCGGCGAACGCGCGCTGGACGAACACCGTCGCGATCCTCACCGGCGACTTCCTGTTCGCCCGAGCCTCCGAGATCACGGCCGACCTGGGCCCGGAGGCGACGCGCATTCTCGCCCGTACCATCGCGACGCTGTGCGAAGGGCAGATCCGGGAGACCGTCGGCCCCGGGCCCGGCCAGAACCAGATCGAGCACTACCTGCGGGTCATCACCGACAAGACCGCGTCGCTGATCGCCACCTCGGGCCGGCTCGGCGCGATGTTGGCCGGCGCCGACCGGGTCACGGCCGACGTCCTGGCGGCCTTCGGTGAGCGGTTCGGTGTCGCCTTCCAGCTCTCCGACGACATCATCGACCTCGCGTCGCCGACCGAGACCTCGGGTAAGACCCCCGGAACCGATCTTCGCGAGGGAATTCCGACGCTGCCCGTCCTCTACGCCCTGCAGGGCGAGGACGCGGGTGCGCGCCGGCTGCGTGACCTGCTCGGCGCGGACCCGTGGGCAAGCTCCGGGGTGACCGAGAGCGCCGTCGTGGAGGCGCTGGAGGTGCTGCGGGAGCATCCCGCGATGGACCGGGCTCGAGCGGAGCTGGCGCGCTGGTCGGGCGAAGCCCGGGCGTGCCTCGCCCCGCTGCCCGACGGTCCCGCGAAGACGGCTCTGGAGTCGCTGGCCGACTTCGTCGTCGACCGCACCAGCTGA
- the nuoH gene encoding NADH-quinone oxidoreductase subunit NuoH yields the protein MTGTSTLLLAANVGDPDTSVLTDDPFWLILLKAVVVFGFLLVMTLFSIVFERKVVAKMQQRIGPNRHGPRGWLQSLADGVKLMLKEDIVPALADKPIFILAPIISAVPAFVAFACIPFGPEVSIFGERTLLQLADLPVGVLYLLAAASIGVYGLILSGWSSGSTYPLLGSLRSAAQIISYEVAMGLAFVAVFIYAGTLSTAGIVQSQHDWWYVALLPSFVLYVIAMVGETNRTPFDLPEAEGELVGGFHTEYSSIKFAFFFLAEYINMVTVSAIATTLFLGGWQPPPIPGLSGLDHGWFPLIWFVAKLLAFIFFFIWLRGTLPRLRYDQFMAFGWKVLIPVGLVWVCAVATFRAYQQHVTDRTPWLIGFGVVVGILLIIAIIDPGAAKAAREQEEAERERAESAPSLENIPWPPPSGGPARAMAGLDKGNTTVIPAGAGPRQES from the coding sequence ATGACCGGGACCTCGACACTCCTGCTTGCCGCGAACGTCGGCGACCCGGACACGTCCGTCCTCACGGACGACCCGTTCTGGCTCATCCTGCTCAAAGCGGTCGTGGTCTTCGGGTTCCTGCTCGTGATGACGCTGTTCTCGATCGTCTTCGAGCGCAAGGTCGTCGCGAAGATGCAGCAGCGGATCGGGCCGAACCGGCACGGTCCGCGCGGCTGGCTGCAGAGCCTCGCCGACGGCGTGAAGCTCATGCTCAAGGAAGACATCGTCCCGGCGCTGGCCGACAAGCCGATCTTCATCCTGGCGCCGATCATCTCGGCGGTGCCGGCCTTCGTGGCCTTCGCCTGCATCCCGTTCGGGCCCGAGGTGTCGATCTTCGGCGAGCGCACCCTGCTGCAGCTCGCGGACCTGCCGGTCGGCGTGCTGTACCTGCTGGCGGCCGCGTCGATCGGGGTGTACGGCCTGATCCTCTCCGGCTGGTCCAGCGGGTCGACGTACCCGCTGCTGGGCTCGCTGCGGTCGGCCGCGCAGATCATCTCCTACGAGGTCGCGATGGGCCTGGCGTTCGTCGCGGTCTTCATCTACGCCGGCACGCTGAGCACCGCGGGCATCGTGCAGAGCCAGCACGACTGGTGGTACGTCGCGCTGCTCCCGTCGTTCGTCCTGTACGTCATCGCGATGGTCGGTGAGACGAACCGGACCCCCTTCGACCTGCCCGAGGCCGAGGGCGAGCTGGTCGGTGGCTTCCACACCGAGTACAGCTCGATCAAGTTCGCGTTCTTCTTCCTCGCCGAGTACATCAACATGGTCACCGTGTCGGCGATCGCGACCACGCTGTTCCTCGGCGGCTGGCAGCCGCCGCCGATCCCGGGGCTGTCCGGGCTGGACCACGGCTGGTTCCCGCTGATCTGGTTCGTCGCAAAGCTGCTGGCGTTCATCTTCTTCTTCATCTGGCTGCGGGGAACGCTGCCGCGGCTGCGCTACGACCAGTTCATGGCCTTCGGCTGGAAGGTCCTGATCCCGGTCGGACTCGTCTGGGTGTGCGCGGTCGCCACGTTCCGCGCCTACCAGCAGCACGTCACCGACCGGACGCCGTGGCTCATCGGCTTCGGGGTCGTGGTCGGCATCCTGCTCATCATCGCGATCATCGATCCGGGTGCGGCCAAGGCGGCGCGGGAGCAGGAGGAGGCCGAGCGGGAACGGGCCGAATCGGCCCCGAGCCTGGAGAACATTCCCTGGCCACCGCCGTCCGGCGGCCCGGCGCGGGCGATGGCCGGGCTCGACAAGGGAAACACCACCGTCATCCCCGCGGGCGCCGGCCCGCGTCAGGAGAGCTGA
- the nuoK gene encoding NADH-quinone oxidoreductase subunit NuoK, translating to MNPANYLILAGLLFTIGATGVLVRRNAIVVFMSIELMLNSVNLTLVTFSRIHGTLEGQIMAFFVMVVAAAEVVVGLAIILAIFRTRRSASVDDVNLLKY from the coding sequence GTGAACCCGGCGAACTATCTGATTCTGGCGGGGCTGCTGTTCACCATCGGGGCGACGGGTGTTCTGGTTCGCCGCAACGCGATCGTCGTGTTCATGTCCATCGAGCTGATGCTCAACTCGGTGAACCTGACGCTGGTGACCTTCTCCCGGATCCACGGGACGCTGGAGGGCCAGATCATGGCCTTCTTCGTCATGGTGGTGGCCGCCGCCGAGGTGGTCGTGGGTCTCGCGATCATCCTGGCGATCTTCCGGACGCGCAGATCCGCCTCTGTCGACGACGTGAACCTGCTGAAGTACTGA
- a CDS encoding 2-oxoacid:ferredoxin oxidoreductase subunit beta gives MTVTTNGSGISNRLLDLIPATPNQLTRKDFTSDQEVRWCPGCGDYAILATVQGFLPELGIARENIAFISGIGCSSRFPYYLQTYGMHSIHGRAPAIATGLATSRPDLSVWVVTGDGDALSIGGNHLLHAMRRNVNIKILMFNNRIYGLTKGQYSPTSEVGKITKSTPFGSLDRPYNPASLALGAEATFVARSIDSDRAHLTATLRAAAEHPGTAFVEIFQNCNIFNDGAFEALKDRDTRDDATLKMVDGEPLLFGAERDKGIRRAASGGLEVCAATDENVLVHDAANLDPSQAFALSRLTGDAHGVTPIGVFRNVDMPTYDEALNDQVAQARTKLGKGDLLGLISGNETWTIN, from the coding sequence GTGACCGTGACGACGAACGGCAGCGGGATCTCCAACCGGCTCCTCGACCTGATCCCCGCCACGCCGAACCAGCTGACCCGCAAGGACTTCACCTCCGACCAGGAGGTCCGGTGGTGCCCGGGATGCGGCGACTACGCCATCCTGGCCACTGTCCAGGGCTTCCTGCCCGAGCTGGGCATCGCCCGGGAGAACATCGCGTTCATCTCGGGCATCGGATGCTCCTCGCGCTTCCCGTACTACCTGCAGACCTACGGGATGCACTCCATCCACGGGCGTGCGCCGGCGATCGCGACGGGGCTGGCCACGTCGCGGCCGGACCTGTCGGTGTGGGTGGTCACCGGTGACGGTGACGCCCTGTCCATCGGTGGCAACCATCTGCTCCACGCGATGCGCCGCAACGTCAACATCAAGATCCTGATGTTCAACAACAGGATCTACGGCCTGACCAAGGGGCAGTACTCGCCGACCTCCGAGGTCGGGAAGATCACCAAGTCGACGCCGTTCGGCTCGCTCGACCGCCCGTACAACCCGGCGTCGCTGGCGCTGGGCGCGGAGGCGACCTTCGTCGCCCGGTCGATCGACTCGGACCGGGCCCACCTGACCGCGACGCTGCGCGCGGCGGCGGAGCACCCGGGCACCGCGTTCGTCGAGATCTTCCAGAACTGCAACATCTTCAACGACGGCGCGTTCGAGGCGCTGAAGGACCGGGACACCCGGGACGACGCGACGCTGAAGATGGTCGACGGCGAGCCGCTGCTCTTCGGCGCGGAGCGGGACAAGGGCATTCGGCGCGCGGCGTCGGGCGGCCTGGAGGTCTGCGCGGCGACCGATGAGAACGTCCTCGTGCACGACGCGGCGAACCTCGACCCGAGCCAGGCGTTCGCGTTGTCGCGGCTGACCGGAGACGCGCACGGCGTCACTCCGATCGGCGTGTTCCGCAACGTCGACATGCCGACCTACGACGAGGCGCTCAACGACCAGGTGGCGCAGGCTCGCACCAAGCTGGGCAAGGGCGATCTGCTCGGGCTCATCTCGGGCAACGAGACCTGGACCATCAACTGA
- a CDS encoding NADH-quinone oxidoreductase subunit M has protein sequence MSTAPWLTIMLIVPAVGSLLVALLPRRSALLAKQLALAVSLVVLVLAVLATAAYDPDKAGFQFGQKHEWIKQFGVSYSVGADGISLVLMLLAALLVPVVVLASWDEADNVNRSVPAFFALLLALETGMIGVFAATDVFLFYVFFEAMLIPMYFLIGSYGPVEEKAQRSYAAVKFLLYSLFGGLLMLAAVIGLYVLSSQQFDTGGTFDFATLRQHLVITPDTQKLLFLGFFIAFAIKAPLFPFHTWLPDAGAQSPTGGAVLLVGVLDKVGTFGLIRYCIPLFPDASEYFAPMVLALAVIGIFYGALLAIGQRDMKRLVAYTSLAHFGFIALGTFAFTSQAGTGAVLYMVNHGLSTGLLFVVVGFLVSRQGSRDVGAYGGMAQVTPMLAGVFLIAGLSSLALPGTNSFVSEFLVLVGTFTEYRALAIVATCGIVLAAIYILFLYQRTMTGPVKDEKLRLVKDLSVRERVVVAPMVALIIGLGVYPKPLLDIITPAVTSTFEDIGKSDPAPTAPVAATQSGGHS, from the coding sequence ATGAGTACGGCTCCCTGGCTGACGATCATGCTGATCGTCCCCGCGGTCGGTTCGCTTCTGGTCGCGCTGCTTCCGCGCCGCTCCGCGCTGCTCGCCAAGCAGCTCGCGCTGGCCGTCTCGCTGGTCGTGCTGGTGCTCGCCGTGCTGGCGACCGCCGCCTACGACCCGGACAAGGCCGGCTTCCAGTTCGGCCAGAAGCACGAATGGATCAAGCAGTTCGGCGTCTCCTACTCGGTCGGCGCCGACGGCATCTCGCTGGTACTGATGCTGCTCGCCGCGCTGCTGGTCCCGGTGGTCGTGCTGGCCTCCTGGGACGAGGCAGACAACGTCAACCGGTCCGTCCCGGCGTTCTTCGCGCTGCTGCTGGCGCTGGAGACGGGCATGATCGGCGTCTTCGCGGCGACCGACGTGTTCCTCTTCTACGTCTTCTTCGAGGCCATGCTCATCCCGATGTACTTCCTCATCGGGAGCTACGGGCCGGTCGAGGAGAAGGCACAGCGGTCGTACGCGGCGGTGAAGTTCCTGCTCTACAGCCTGTTCGGCGGGCTGCTGATGCTCGCCGCGGTGATCGGCCTCTACGTGCTCTCCTCGCAGCAGTTCGACACCGGCGGCACGTTCGACTTCGCCACGCTGCGCCAGCACCTGGTCATCACGCCGGACACGCAGAAGCTGCTCTTCCTCGGTTTCTTCATCGCCTTCGCGATCAAGGCGCCGTTGTTCCCGTTCCACACCTGGCTGCCCGACGCCGGTGCCCAGTCGCCGACCGGTGGCGCGGTGCTGCTCGTCGGCGTCCTGGACAAGGTCGGCACGTTCGGCCTCATCCGCTACTGCATCCCGCTGTTCCCGGACGCCTCCGAGTACTTCGCGCCGATGGTGCTGGCACTCGCGGTGATCGGCATCTTCTACGGCGCCCTGCTGGCGATCGGGCAACGGGACATGAAACGCCTGGTCGCCTACACCTCGCTGGCGCACTTCGGGTTCATCGCGCTGGGCACGTTCGCCTTCACCTCGCAGGCCGGGACCGGCGCCGTGCTCTACATGGTCAACCACGGCCTGTCGACCGGCCTGCTGTTCGTGGTGGTCGGCTTCCTGGTCTCCCGTCAGGGCAGCCGGGACGTCGGCGCCTACGGTGGCATGGCCCAGGTGACACCGATGCTCGCCGGGGTGTTCCTGATCGCCGGCCTCTCCTCGCTGGCGCTGCCGGGGACGAACAGCTTCGTGAGCGAGTTCCTCGTCCTGGTGGGGACGTTCACCGAGTACCGCGCGCTGGCGATCGTCGCGACCTGCGGGATCGTGCTGGCCGCGATCTACATCCTGTTCCTGTACCAGCGCACGATGACCGGTCCGGTGAAGGACGAGAAGCTTCGCCTCGTCAAGGACCTGAGCGTGCGGGAACGGGTCGTGGTCGCGCCGATGGTGGCGCTGATCATCGGGCTCGGGGTCTACCCGAAGCCGCTGCTTGACATCATCACGCCCGCGGTGACCAGCACGTTCGAGGACATCGGGAAGTCCGACCCGGCCCCGACGGCCCCGGTGGCCGCAACGCAGTCCGGAGGCCATTCGTGA
- a CDS encoding NADH-quinone oxidoreductase subunit J produces the protein MSPQILAQAAEITSTSNGEAWTFWLLAPVALIAALGMVLMRSAVHSALLLVVNLFCVAVFYLLQDAPFLGFVQIIVYTGAIMVLFLFVLMLVGVDSSDSLVETLRGQRIAAVILGLGFAGLLVFPIGRAIDGGSAAGLDAANSEGNVTAIGKLLFSEYVFVFEAISALLVVAAIGTMVLGHREHTGEKLTQKERMRRRLTEGGPITPRPGPKVFAINPDLEQAVRGSGEPAAVGGPAHDEGPDASGTGTGGTGFGGPGSSGPSDGPGSGGPDTGDSGSGGPQAGGGGQHVNGSAVAEDADGANAVGEAAPVGAGSGGGR, from the coding sequence ATGAGCCCGCAGATCCTCGCCCAGGCTGCCGAGATCACCAGCACGTCGAACGGCGAGGCCTGGACCTTCTGGCTGCTCGCGCCGGTGGCGCTGATCGCCGCGCTCGGCATGGTGCTGATGCGCAGCGCGGTGCACTCGGCGCTGCTGCTCGTGGTGAACCTGTTCTGCGTGGCGGTGTTCTACCTGCTTCAGGACGCGCCCTTCCTGGGCTTCGTCCAGATCATCGTCTACACCGGCGCGATCATGGTTCTGTTCCTGTTCGTGCTGATGCTGGTCGGGGTGGACTCGTCCGACTCACTCGTCGAGACACTGCGCGGCCAGCGGATCGCCGCGGTGATCCTCGGCCTGGGCTTCGCCGGGCTGCTGGTCTTCCCGATCGGGCGGGCGATCGACGGCGGCAGCGCCGCGGGCCTCGACGCGGCGAACTCCGAGGGCAACGTCACGGCGATCGGGAAGCTGCTGTTCAGCGAGTACGTCTTCGTCTTCGAGGCGATCTCGGCACTGCTCGTCGTGGCCGCCATCGGGACGATGGTGCTCGGCCACCGTGAGCACACCGGCGAGAAGCTGACGCAGAAGGAGCGGATGCGCCGCCGCCTCACCGAGGGCGGCCCGATCACCCCGCGGCCCGGGCCGAAGGTCTTCGCGATCAACCCGGATCTGGAGCAGGCCGTGCGTGGCTCCGGGGAGCCGGCGGCCGTCGGCGGCCCGGCCCACGACGAGGGGCCGGACGCGAGCGGTACCGGTACCGGCGGCACCGGCTTCGGCGGTCCCGGCTCGTCCGGGCCTTCGGATGGGCCCGGTTCCGGCGGGCCCGACACAGGCGACTCCGGGTCGGGCGGCCCCCAGGCCGGCGGCGGCGGTCAGCATGTCAACGGCTCCGCCGTGGCGGAGGACGCGGATGGCGCGAACGCTGTCGGCGAGGCGGCGCCGGTCGGCGCGGGCAGCGGGGGTGGCCGGTGA